The following coding sequences are from one Helicoverpa zea isolate HzStark_Cry1AcR chromosome 4, ilHelZeax1.1, whole genome shotgun sequence window:
- the LOC124630043 gene encoding neutral ceramidase-like: MALSITAKLIITVVVLGVIGGMTATIVLLLTEEDQAYDSTTSTTSTPTTLVSTTDVGGEDLPYRVGVGIADMTGPCVDITFMGYAEVGQSGRGLHLRQFARSFIFVKGDTRIVLVTAEVQAVGIAVRRQVVKNLQDLYGDMYSLRNVILTGTHTHSGPGGHMVDFILDISILGFSQETYNAYVDGITRSIVRAHNNIVPARLFFGQTMVTGAHKNRSPYSYDYNPEDERARYDSNTDDILTQVKIVKADNSLHGVMTWYSVHTTSMNMTNQLVSSDNLGYAALRMEKELNPQNKPGKPDIVAGFFSSSLGDVSPNTREARCEFSGKECDNQFIICDHLERCFAEGPGRDMFESTKIIGDAVFEGAWEVLKSEGEELTGELKVIHQFIEMGEETVAKYDPITQTFDVNNPVKGCVPAMGYSFASGTIDGANTLNITQGTIEGNPLLDFVGGIVAEATPEDVECQAPKPILLATGRANFPIPWHPHIVSATLIWLGDLVILGVPGEPTTMSGRRMKAVVGDVMERHGFEPRIVVSGLSNEYIHYVATFEEYQVQRYEAASTIYGPNTLDIFLNKFSEFATIAIEGGDVPEGPEPADNRDRTLSLITPVVFDGTPLGRRFGDCIRQPPSVARSGDVVSATFVAANPRNDLKQEGSHAVIERLELSQWVEYTNDADWDTKFTWERVSTLTGTSQVTFEWKVPESAILASYRIVYHGASKGLLGNISPFRGVSNAFQVIG; this comes from the exons ATGGCGCTCTCAATAACCGCCAAGCTGATTATAACGGTCGTAGTCCTGGGCGTGATCGGCGGTATGACAGCCACTATAGTTCTGCTATTGACGGAAGAAGACCAGGCGTATGACAGTACTACCAGCACCACTTCTACTCCTACGACGCTGGTGTCGACTACTGATGTGGGGGGAGAGGATCTGCCGTATCGAGTGGGAGTTGGTATTGCCGATATGACGGGGCCTTGCGTGGATATTActttt ATGGGTTACGCAGAAGTGGGGCAAAGCGGCCGAGGTCTCCACCTGCGTCAGTTCGCCAGGTCCTTCATCTTCGTGAAGGGAGACACCAGGATAGTCCTGGTCACCGCTGAGGTGCAAGCTGTCGGTATTGCAGTCAGAAGACAG GTGGTGAAGAATCTCCAAGACCTGTACGGCGACATGTACTCCCTGAGGAACGTGATCCTGACGGGCACTCACACGCACAGTGGCCCTGGAGGTCACATGGTGGACTTTATCCTGGATATCAGCATCCTCGGCTTCTCGCAGGAGACCTACAATGCTTATGTTGATGGCATAACCAGG AGTATAGTCCGTGCCCACAACAACATAGTACCAGCTCGCCTGTTCTTCGGGCAGACGATGGTAACGGGCGCTCACAAGAACAGGTCTCCCTACTCCTATGACTACAACCCTGAGGACGAGAGAGCTCG CTACGACTCCAACACAGACGACATCCTCACTCAAGTGAAAATCGTGAAGGCAGACAACAGCCTCCACGGCGTGATGACGTGGTACTCCGTGCATACCACCAGCATGAACATGACGAACCAGCTCGTCTCGTCTGACAACCTCGGGTATGCAGCGCTGAGAATGGAGAAGGAACTTAACCCTCAGAATAAGCCGGGCAAG CCCGACATCGTAGCAGGTTTCTTCTCATCCAGCCTGGGCGACGTGTCCCCCAACACCCGTGAAGCCCGCTGCGAGTTCTCTGGCAAGGAGTGTGACAACCAGTTCATCATCTGCGATCACCTGGAGAGGTGCTTCGCTGAAGGACCCGGCAGAGATATGTTTGAAAGCACTAAAATTATTGGCGATGCAGTGTTTGAAGGAGCTTGG GAAGTACTGAAGTCCGAAGGTGAGGAGTTGACAGGAGAACTGAAAGTTATTCATCAGTTCATTGAGATGGGAGAAGAAACTGTCGCCAAGTATGACCCAATCACTCAGACCTTCGACGTT AATAATCCAGTAAAAGGCTGTGTTCCGGCCATGGGCTACAGTTTTGCTTCAGGGACGATCGATGGTGCCAACACACTGAATATTACTCAG GGCACAATCGAAGGTAATCCGCTTCTGGACTTCGTGGGTGGTATAGTAGCTGAAGCTACTCCTGAAGATGTGGAATGTCAGGCTCCGAAACCCATTCTACTGGCTACCGGACGA GCCAACTTCCCCATCCCATGGCATCCTCACATCGTATCAGCTACCCTCATCTGGCTCGGAGACCTGGTGATCCTGGGCGTGCCAGGAGAGCCAACCACCATGTCCGGCCGGCGCATGAAGGCCGTGGTCGGCGACGTGATGGAGAGGCACGGGTTCGAGCCAAGAATCGTGGTCTCAGGGTTGAGCAATGAGTACATACATTATGTTGCTACTTTTGAGGAGTATCAG GTACAAAGATACGAGGCAGCTTCTACGATCTACGGTCCCAACACATTGGACATATTCCTGAACAAATTCAGTGAATTCGCCACCATTGCTATTGAG GGTGGTGACGTGCCAGAGGGACCAGAGCCAGCAGACAACCGCGACAGAACTCTCTCCCTCATTACACCGGTAGTCTTCGACGGCACTCCTCTCGGCAGGCGCTTCGGAGACTGCATTCGGCAGCCACCCAGTGTTGCACGCAGCGGAGATGTGGTGTCTGCTACTTTT GTGGCAGCGAATCCTCGTAATGATCTGAAGCAGGAAGGCAGCCACGCGGTCATCGAGAGGTTGGAGCTGTCACAGTGGGTGGAGTACACCAACGATGCTGACTGGGATACTAA GTTCACATGGGAACGTGTATCCACTCTCACTGGTACCAGTCAAGTGACGTTTGAATGGAAAGTACCAGAATCGGCCATCTTGGCGTCCTACCGTATTGTCTACCACGGAGCGTCCAAAGGCCTGCTTGGGAACATCTCGCCTTTCCGAGGAGTTAGCAATGCCTTCCAAGTTATTggataa
- the LOC124629934 gene encoding triokinase/FMN cyclase-like, with the protein MSNKPVTKKIINSPQTCVDDNLRGVVATYPSLQLHPKHRVITVRQKSDTGRVAILGGGGSGHEPFAAGFVGSGLLDGAVAGGVFASPPTGHVLYAIAHLYKYNSGGVLVIIGNYTGDRLNFGKAIEKAKISGIKVEGLIVGEDVASCKNKTGGRSMVGEVLFYKLAGALAAKGYDLATIRKEAAEFNKYMATLGVCLSACSLPGQPPLFEIAHDEMELGAGVHGEAGITKMKMGTAKEVVAMILEQIISHLKLVAGNRVVVTIDNLGGTSIFEMNIISAEVKDHLESKKIKVERIFSGHFKTSLEMQGFQICVLHLNEEKGDLWLETLDAPTGGSAWTGGVLSVRSEGGHVDDETLLQSHGAKAKSGPALNPKEQELLRGSLLSAAEQLVKSEALLNKLDSGCGDGDCGITLKNFGIAIQSYLKTASVEYPSNVLWDLSDIAETDMGGTSGGIYSLGLSAASQAMASAKSNDVASWLAAWESGIQAISKYGGAEPGDRTMLDTLHHAAEAFKQNLSADLKLLMKKTAEASEQGAKATANMVARAGRASYVASGYMNDEDAGARAAAVWLQAILNYVTNNI; encoded by the exons ATGTCAAACAAGCCAGTAACGAAGAAGATAATAAACTCACCACAAACATGCGTGGATGACAATCTTCGAGGAGTAGTGGCGACCTACCCCTCGCTGCAGCTGCATCCCAAACACAGGGTCATCACTGTGAGGCAGAAG AGTGACACTGGCAGAGTGGCTATTCTTGGCGGTGGGGGATCAGGACACGAGCCTTTTGCAGCAG GTTTCGTTGGATCTGGCTTGTTAGATGGAGCAGTAGCTGGTGGTGTGTTCGCTTCACCTCCTACTGGACACGTCCTCTACGCGATTGCTCATTTGTACAAATATAATTCAG GTGGAGTCCTAGTTATCATCGGAAATTACACAGGAGACAGATTAAACTTTGGAAAAGCTATAGAGAAGGCAAAGATCTCTGGTATCAAGGTTGAAGGACTCATTGTAGGTGAAGATGTTGCATCTTGTAAGAACAAGACTGGTGGTCGCAGCATGGTCGGAGAAGTTCTATTTTACAAG TTGGCTGGAGCTTTGGCAGCGAAAGGTTACGACCTGGCAACTATTCGCAAAGAGGCGGCAGAGTTCAACAAGTACATGGCTACTTTGGGCGTCTGCTTGAGCGCTTGCTCTTTACCTG GCCAGCCACCTCTGTTCGAAATCGCTCACGACGAGATGGAACTAGGAGCTGGAGTCCACGGGGAAGCTGGCATTACTAAGATGAAGATGGGCACTGCTAAGGAAGTCGTCGCTATGATCTTGGAACAG ATAATTTCCCACTTGAAACTTGTCGCCGGCAACAGGGTTGTCGTGACCATTGACAATCTAGGAGGCACCTCTATCTTTGAGATGAACATCATCAGCGCTGAGGTCAAAGATCACTTAG AAAGCAAAAAAATCAAAGTGGAGCGCATATTCTCCGGGCACTTCAAGACTTCGCTAGAGATGCAGGGCTTCCAAATCTGCGTGCTGCACCTGAACGAGGAGAAGGGGGATCTATGGTTGGAGACCCTGGACGCTCCTACTGGTGGCAGCGCTTGGACTGGTGGAGTGCTGTCAGTCAGGAGTGAGGGGGGACATGTGGATGATGAGACGCTGCTGCAAAGTCATGGGGCGAAG GCCAAATCAGGCCCAGCACTAAACCCAAAGGAACAGGAGTTACTTCGTGGCAGCCTGCTGTCTGCAGCTGAACAGCTGGTCAAGAGTGAAGCGCTTCTGAACAAACTGGACTCTGGCTGCGGGGACGGAGACTGTGGGATCACGCTTAAGAATTTTGGAATAG CAATCCAATCATATTTGAAGACAGCATCAGTGGAATACCCGTCCAACGTTCTGTGGGACCTGTCTGACATTGCCGAGACTGACATGGGAGGCACTTCGGGAGGTATCTACAGTCTGGGCTTGTCTGCTGCCTCACAGGCCATGGCTAG TGCAAAGTCAAATGACGTCGCTTCATGGCTGGCGGCATGGGAAAGCGGTATTCAAGCTATTAGCAAATATGGTGGAGCAGAGCCAGGAGACAGGACCATG TTAGACACATTACATCACGCTGCAGAGGCATTCAAACAGAACTTGAGTGCTGATCTGAAACTGTTGATGAAGAAGACTGCTGAAGCTTCCGAACAAGGGGCTAAGGCTACTGCTAACATGGTCGCAAG GGCTGGGAGAGCGTCATACGTAGCGAGCGGGTACATGAACGACGAGGACGCCGGCGCCCGCGCAGCCGCCGTCTGGCTGCAAGCTATACTCAACTATGTAACTAATAATATATAA
- the LOC124629883 gene encoding neutral ceramidase has protein sequence MLLWLVVACAATAHALRVGVGIADVTGPPAEIAFMGYAQLEQTGHGIHLRQFSRAFVLEDGEGDERQRLVFVSVDAAMMGHGVRKEVIKRLQKRYGDLYGEHNVIISGTHTHSTPGGFLMDFLFDLPILGFVRETYAAYIVGIYKSIVLAHNKLTPARVLYGEAELLDANINRSPTSYLRNPPEERARYKYDTDKTLSQIRFVSPDNKILGVINWFAVHPTSMNNTNRLISSDNVGYASVLMEKALNGNTTLPGKGNIVCAFASTNLGDVSPNTRGPRCEFSGAVCDQEKLLCKLPKERCFASGPGRDMFDSTRIIATKLFQTAMNVLNQPGEDLTGPLGIRHQYVKMPEEEVYPFDPVTETFNTSTKVYGCLPAMGYSFAAGTTDGPGAFDFKQGTTTSNPLWNAVRDFIAEPTKEDIKCQAPKPILLATGRAKFPYEWQPKTVSCSVARIGGLFLAAVPGEFTTMSGRRLRNVIAKTAPEAKKVVIAGLSNIYSDYIATPEEYQAQRYEAASTIFGPHTLDIYLNKYVELTNALISEKSLPLGPEPPDLSSQLISLVPPVLWDSAPWGHEFGDCLKQPFKQYSYGDVVMAQFVSGHPRNSIRHGRWYATVERLESEEDDAWTTVFTDADWETKFTWIRDSKVMGTSRAEIEWEIPVGTPKGVYRIHHFGNYKYVLGGIYPYHGFTDSFEVS, from the exons ATGTTGCTGTGGTTGGTGGTCGCGTGCGCGGCCACTGCGCACGCGCTGCGCGTCGGCGTCGGCATCGCTGACGTCACCGGCCCGCCAGCTGAGATCGCCTTT ATGGGATACGCTCAACTGGAGCAGACAGGCCATGGTATTCACTTGCGTCAGTTCTCCAGGGCGTTTGTGCTGGAAGATGGCGAAGGTGACGAGAGACAGAGGCTGGTCTTCGTCTCTGTTGACGCTGCAATGATGGGACATGGAGTGAGGAAAGAG GTCATAAAACGTCTGCAAAAACGCTACGGGGACCTGTATGGCGAACACAACGTGATCATTAGCGGTACCCACACGCACTCCACGCCGGGAGGcttcctcatggacttcctcttCGACCTGCCGATCCTCGGCTTCGTTAGGGAGACCTATGCTGCATATATTGTGGGGATTTATAAG AGTATAGTACTAGCCCACAATAAGCTGACACCAGCGCGGGTGTTGTACGGAGAGGCAGAACTTTTGGACGCAAACATCAACCGATCACCCACATCGTACTTGAGGAATCCCCCCGAAGAAAGAGCCAG GTACAAATACGACACGGACAAAACACTATCGCAGATACGTTTCGTGTCTCCCGATAACAAGATCCTCGGCGTGATCAACTGGTTCGCGGTACATCCGACCAGCATGAACAACACTAATCGTCTGATTTCGTCTGACAATGTCGGCTATGCTTCTGTTCTGATGGAGAAGGCGCTTAACGGGAATACTACGTTGCCGGGGAAG GGCAACATAGTCTGCGCCTTCGCGTCCACGAACCTAGGCGACGTGTCCCCCAACACTCGCGGGCCGCGCTGCGAGTTCTCCGGCGCTGTGTGTGACCAGGAGAAGTTGCTTTGCAAGCTGCCCAAAGAGAGGTGCTTCGCCTCAGGACCTGGGAGAGACATGTTCGATAGTACCAGGATTATTGCGACGAAGTTGTTCCAGACTGCTATG AATGTTCTGAACCAACCCGGTGAGGACCTGACAGGTCCACTTGGTATCAGACACCAGTACGTCAAGATGCCTGAGGAGGAGGTCTACCCATTTGATCCCGTCACTGAGACTTTTAATACG AGTACCAAAGTCTACGGCTGTCTTCCAGCCATGGGCTATAGTTTCGCAGCCGGCACCACAGACGGGCCCGGCGCCTTCGACTTCAAGCAAGGCACCACGACTTCCAACCCGCTGTGGAATGCCGTCAGAGACTTCATCGCTGAGCCCACTAAGGAAGACATCAAGTGTCAAGCTCCTAAACCGATATTACTGGCTACGGGACGA GCCAAGTTCCCCTACGAATGGCAGCCGAAGACGGTCTCTTGTTCAGTAGCCCGCATCGGAGGTCTATTTCTTGCAGCAGTACCGGGAGAGTTCACCACCATGTCCGGCAGGAGACTCAGGAATGTCATCGCGAAGACTGCTCCCGAAGCCAAGAAAGTCGTCATCGCTGGACTGTCGAATATTTATTCTGATTATATTGCGACGCCTGAGGAGTATCAG GCACAAAGGTACGAGGCTGCATCCACAATCTTTGGACCACACACTTTGGACATCTATTTGAACAAATATGTGGAACTAACAAACGCTCTGATCTCA GAGAAATCCCTTCCCCTAGGTCCTGAGCCACCCGACCTGAGCAGTCAGCTGATCTCCCTGGTGCCGCCGGTGCTGTGGGACTCGGCGCCGTGGGGACATGAGTTCGGAGACTGTCTCAAGCAACCCTTCAAGCAGTACAGCTATGGAGATGTTGTTATGGCTCAgttt GTATCAGGCCACCCCCGCAACAGCATCCGTCACGGTCGCTGGTACGCCACGGTGGAACGTCTGGAGTCGGAGGAAGATGACGCCTGGACAACTGTCTTCACTGACGCTGATTGGGAGACTAA ATTCACCTGGATACGTGACTCCAAAGTCATGGGTACCAGTCGCGCGGAGATCGAGTGGGAGATCCCAGTGGGGACGCCTAAGGGAGTCTACAGGATCCATCATTTTGGGAACTATAAATATGTGTTGGGTGGCATTTATCCTTACCATGGATTCACTGACAGTTTTGAAGTATCTTAG